A section of the Candidatus Hydrogenedentota bacterium genome encodes:
- a CDS encoding MFS transporter: protein MTAHSDSTPMAPLNRKSTLQIVFVTLFVDLIGFSIIFPLFPGMLEYYSTQSPPSPLFAAFYGSLQSITDYIGLGGGHWGIIVLFGGLLGSLYSLLQFLGAPLFGALSDKIGRRPVLIISLVGILVSYVIWFLAGSFELLVAARLLGGIMSANISTATAIVADITDLKERSRGMAVIGIAFGLGFVIGPAVGGISASIDLSAMYPALADYGVNPFSMPALIALVLTAFNLVFAGLRLPETRRLATGPRPERSANPFALLRTVDYPGVTRTNLTYFLFLLAFSGMEFSLTFLAHERLDYGPKQNALMFLFVGGILVLIQGGYVRRRSNTVGPRRMTLHGLVMVVPALFVIGAAGGMRSQLVLYFGLALLAAGSAQATPCLTALASAYAPAEEQGRVLGIFRSLGALARAIGPLFAAALYWWLGPVFAYCLGGLFVLVPLVMALKLPTPTLHAAESS from the coding sequence ATGACCGCTCATTCTGATTCCACGCCCATGGCGCCGTTAAACCGGAAATCGACGCTCCAGATCGTCTTCGTGACGCTTTTCGTCGATCTCATCGGTTTCTCCATCATTTTCCCCCTCTTCCCGGGTATGCTTGAGTACTACAGCACCCAGTCTCCCCCGTCTCCTCTATTCGCCGCCTTCTATGGTTCATTGCAGTCCATCACCGACTACATCGGGCTGGGCGGCGGACACTGGGGGATCATCGTCCTCTTCGGCGGGCTGCTGGGCTCTCTCTATTCGCTCCTCCAATTCCTGGGCGCCCCACTCTTCGGCGCCCTGTCGGATAAGATCGGGCGCCGCCCCGTCCTCATCATTTCCCTCGTCGGGATCCTCGTGTCCTACGTAATATGGTTCCTCGCGGGCAGCTTCGAGCTCCTGGTGGCCGCGCGGCTCCTGGGCGGCATAATGAGCGCCAATATCAGCACCGCCACCGCCATCGTGGCCGATATCACCGACCTCAAGGAGCGTTCCCGGGGCATGGCGGTGATCGGCATTGCCTTCGGCCTCGGCTTTGTCATCGGACCGGCCGTGGGCGGTATTTCGGCCTCTATCGACCTCTCCGCCATGTACCCCGCCCTGGCGGACTACGGCGTAAACCCCTTCTCCATGCCGGCCCTTATCGCCCTGGTCCTCACCGCATTCAACCTGGTCTTCGCGGGGCTGCGCCTTCCCGAAACCCGCCGCCTGGCCACAGGACCCCGGCCCGAGCGGAGCGCCAATCCCTTTGCGCTGCTGCGCACCGTGGATTACCCCGGCGTGACCCGCACCAACCTCACCTATTTCCTCTTTCTCCTCGCCTTCTCCGGCATGGAGTTTTCCCTCACCTTCCTCGCCCACGAGCGGCTGGACTACGGCCCGAAGCAGAACGCCCTCATGTTCCTCTTTGTCGGGGGCATCCTGGTGCTCATCCAGGGCGGCTATGTGCGCAGGCGCTCCAACACGGTGGGGCCACGCCGCATGACGCTCCACGGGCTGGTCATGGTCGTGCCCGCCCTCTTCGTCATTGGCGCCGCCGGCGGCATGCGCAGCCAGCTCGTCCTCTACTTCGGCCTGGCCCTGCTGGCCGCCGGCTCGGCCCAGGCCACCCCCTGCCTCACTGCCCTGGCCAGCGCTTATGCCCCCGCCGAGGAGCAGGGGCGCGTCCTCGGTATCTTCCGCTCCCTCGGGGCCCTCGCCCGGGCCATCGGCCCCCTTTTCGCGGCCGCGCTCTACTGGTGGCTCGGGCCCGTCTTCGCCTATTGCCTGGGCGGACTGTTTGTCCTCGTCCCCCTGGTGATGGCCCTCAAGCTGCCCACGCCAACCCTCCATGCCGCCGAAAGTTCTTGA
- the ftsH gene encoding ATP-dependent zinc metalloprotease FtsH yields the protein MNGLFKQVSLWIVLGIIVVLVLTRFSDLNPKPAMKGQADFVEQMEANNIADPVKVSIGEKSVRIYAKFKEPVGEAKQTDFTFTVPEFRPEWEKKLDEQKVKVDFSEENNMFVNMVFQIVLLLLIIGAFWFFMIRQMQGGNNKAMSFGKSRARMVNQGDKTVTFADVAGVDEAKEELHEIIEFLKEPKKFTRLGGKIPRGVLLVGPPGSGKTLLARAVAGEASVPFFSISGSDFVEMFVGVGASRVRDLFQQGHKHAPCIIFIDEIDAVGRQRGAGLGGGHDEREQTLNQLLVEMDGFNTNDGVILIAATNRPDVLDRALLRPGRFDRQVVVANPDINGRKQILDIHIKNQKVPMDPDVDTSILARGTPGFSGADLANMVNESALLAARRNQDKVTMIDFEDAKDRVMMGPARNSLVMSPEQKLATAYHEAGHALLCQLLPDADPMHKVTVIPRGPALGVTSSLPTEDKYCVSKKWCLANMIMTMGGRAAEEIIYGEFNSGASNDLKQATHRAHAMVCDWGMSELGPISFSSSDEIFLGRDFSKTRDYSDETAAAVDREVHRLLEEAYSAAKSLLLKHVDVLKALGDALYERETLDAKEVNAIIRKVGGPDLIPPDPEPKSSAKEGVDIAPESTDALQEAKPEEEKSSDSVSPGGILPDTI from the coding sequence ATGAATGGTTTGTTCAAGCAAGTTTCCCTGTGGATCGTCCTGGGCATCATTGTTGTGCTCGTGCTCACGCGATTCTCCGATCTGAACCCGAAACCCGCCATGAAGGGCCAGGCGGACTTCGTCGAGCAGATGGAGGCCAACAATATCGCCGATCCGGTGAAGGTTTCCATCGGCGAGAAGAGTGTCCGGATCTACGCCAAGTTCAAAGAGCCCGTCGGCGAGGCCAAGCAGACCGATTTTACCTTTACCGTTCCGGAGTTTCGCCCCGAATGGGAGAAGAAACTCGATGAGCAGAAGGTTAAGGTCGATTTCTCGGAAGAGAACAACATGTTTGTCAACATGGTGTTCCAGATTGTACTTCTCCTTTTGATTATTGGCGCGTTCTGGTTTTTCATGATCCGCCAGATGCAGGGCGGCAACAACAAAGCCATGTCTTTCGGCAAGAGCCGCGCCCGCATGGTCAATCAGGGCGACAAGACGGTCACCTTTGCGGACGTGGCCGGTGTGGATGAGGCCAAAGAGGAGCTTCACGAGATTATCGAGTTCCTGAAGGAACCGAAGAAGTTCACCCGCCTGGGCGGCAAGATCCCCCGGGGTGTTCTCCTCGTGGGCCCTCCCGGATCGGGCAAGACCCTGCTGGCCCGTGCGGTGGCGGGTGAGGCGAGCGTACCTTTTTTCAGCATCAGCGGTTCTGATTTCGTGGAGATGTTTGTCGGCGTGGGCGCGAGCCGTGTGCGCGATCTGTTCCAGCAGGGCCACAAGCACGCGCCGTGCATCATCTTTATCGACGAAATCGATGCGGTGGGTCGGCAGCGCGGCGCCGGTCTGGGTGGCGGTCACGATGAACGCGAACAGACGCTGAACCAGCTCCTGGTGGAGATGGACGGGTTTAACACGAACGATGGCGTGATTCTGATCGCGGCGACGAACCGTCCCGACGTTCTGGATCGCGCGCTGCTTCGTCCGGGGCGTTTTGACCGGCAGGTGGTGGTGGCGAACCCCGACATAAACGGGCGCAAACAGATATTGGATATTCACATCAAGAACCAGAAAGTGCCCATGGATCCCGACGTGGACACGTCGATCCTGGCGCGGGGTACCCCCGGTTTCTCCGGCGCGGACCTGGCCAACATGGTGAACGAGTCCGCTCTGCTGGCGGCCCGGCGCAATCAGGACAAGGTCACGATGATTGACTTTGAGGACGCGAAGGATCGGGTCATGATGGGCCCGGCGCGCAACAGCCTGGTGATGAGTCCGGAGCAGAAACTTGCGACGGCCTACCACGAAGCGGGCCACGCCCTGCTGTGCCAGCTTCTGCCGGATGCGGATCCCATGCACAAGGTGACGGTTATTCCGCGCGGGCCCGCGCTGGGCGTAACCAGCAGCCTGCCCACGGAGGACAAGTACTGCGTGAGCAAGAAGTGGTGCCTGGCAAACATGATCATGACCATGGGCGGTCGCGCGGCCGAAGAGATTATCTACGGTGAGTTTAACAGCGGCGCGTCCAACGACCTGAAGCAGGCCACGCACCGTGCCCACGCCATGGTGTGCGACTGGGGCATGAGCGAGCTCGGGCCCATCAGTTTCAGCAGCAGCGACGAGATTTTTCTGGGCCGCGACTTCAGCAAGACGCGCGATTACAGCGACGAGACCGCGGCGGCCGTGGATCGTGAAGTGCACCGCCTGCTGGAGGAGGCCTACAGCGCCGCGAAGAGTCTGCTCCTGAAGCATGTGGACGTGCTCAAGGCGCTGGGCGACGCGTTGTACGAGCGTGAAACGCTGGATGCGAAGGAGGTGAACGCCATCATCCGCAAGGTGGGCGGCCCCGACTTGATTCCGCCGGATCCCGAGCCCAAGTCGTCGGCGAAGGAAGGGGTGGACATCGCCCCGGAGTCGACGGACGCGCTGCAGGAAGCGAAGCCGGAAGAGGAGAAGTCATCCGACTCGGTTTCTCCGGGCGGGATCCTTCCGGACACCATCTGA
- the folP gene encoding dihydropteroate synthase produces MNRYSPLYASSVLNRGSALIMGIVNLTPDSFYDGGRLGDVAAARDHALSLVADGADILDLGAESARPGAEPVTAAEELARLLPVLEALSECPVPISVDTYHAATARAALARGAAMINDISALRHDPAMAEVIAESGCPCVLMHMQGTPRNMQQNPRYGNVVEEIGAFFEERLAAAMAAGITREQIWLDPGFGFGKTVAHNLTLLKELAAFRRFGLPVLIGTSNKSTIGAVLGAEVHDRSEGTAATVAVSIVAGAHCVRVHDVRAMGRVVRMTEAIQRA; encoded by the coding sequence ATGAATCGTTATTCACCGCTCTATGCCTCCTCCGTGCTCAACCGGGGTTCCGCTCTGATCATGGGCATCGTGAACCTGACACCCGATTCGTTCTACGACGGCGGGCGGCTGGGCGACGTGGCGGCGGCGCGGGATCATGCCCTGTCGCTGGTGGCCGATGGCGCGGATATCCTCGATCTGGGTGCGGAATCGGCACGGCCCGGCGCGGAGCCTGTGACGGCCGCAGAGGAGCTGGCCCGGCTCCTGCCGGTGCTGGAGGCGCTTTCGGAATGCCCGGTGCCCATCTCGGTGGACACCTACCACGCGGCTACGGCCCGGGCGGCGCTGGCGCGGGGCGCGGCCATGATCAACGATATCAGCGCGTTGCGCCATGATCCGGCAATGGCCGAGGTCATTGCGGAGTCGGGCTGTCCCTGTGTGCTGATGCACATGCAGGGGACGCCGCGGAACATGCAACAGAATCCGCGCTACGGCAATGTGGTGGAGGAGATAGGTGCTTTTTTCGAGGAGCGCCTGGCGGCGGCGATGGCGGCGGGGATCACCCGTGAGCAGATTTGGCTGGATCCCGGTTTTGGATTCGGCAAGACGGTGGCGCATAATCTGACCTTGTTGAAGGAACTCGCCGCGTTCCGCCGTTTTGGATTGCCCGTACTGATCGGCACGTCGAACAAGTCGACCATCGGCGCGGTGCTGGGCGCGGAGGTGCATGATCGAAGCGAGGGAACCGCGGCCACCGTGGCGGTATCCATCGTGGCGGGCGCCCACTGTGTTCGGGTTCACGATGTGCGGGCCATGGGCCGGGTGGTGCGGATGACCGAGGCGATACAGCGGGCGTAG
- a CDS encoding phosphoglucosamine mutase gives MPDRLFGTDGIRGKANIHPMTAEMALKVGRAAGHLFQNGSGRHTILIGKDTRRSCYMLENALTAGLCSVGINVLLTGPLPTPGVSYIMRSLRCDGAIMISASHNHYADNGIKLFGRDGYKIPDEAEDEIERLIVTGEVDKLRPTGNDIGVARRIDDAVGRYIEFVKASFPKGMRLDGLRIVVDCSNGATYKAGPNTLRELGAEVIAIGDRPDGSNINEDVGSVHPEEMRATVIRERADLGIAFDGDGDRLVMADGNGRLLDGNALLAILGIDRLERDELPEKTIATTIMANGGLARALAPLGGRVVHTQVGDRYVVEAMREQGLAIGGESSGHMIILDHNTTGDAIIAALQVLAIIVRKEQPLTDLAHAYQEMPESHQKIPLNGRPKPSQESLDALVEEIRDELEGKGRVVIRPSGTEPIVRIMVQHQDARAAQTLTKQLADRVAAM, from the coding sequence ATGCCCGATCGATTGTTTGGCACCGATGGAATCCGCGGGAAGGCGAATATCCACCCGATGACGGCGGAGATGGCGCTCAAGGTGGGCCGCGCGGCGGGTCACCTGTTCCAGAACGGCAGCGGCCGCCACACCATACTTATCGGCAAGGACACGCGCCGCTCCTGCTACATGCTTGAAAACGCCCTCACGGCGGGATTGTGCTCCGTCGGCATCAACGTGCTCTTGACGGGTCCTCTGCCCACGCCGGGTGTTTCGTACATCATGCGGAGCCTTCGCTGCGACGGGGCCATCATGATTTCCGCCTCCCACAATCACTACGCCGACAACGGCATCAAACTTTTTGGCCGGGACGGCTACAAGATCCCCGACGAAGCCGAAGACGAGATCGAGCGCCTGATCGTCACAGGCGAAGTGGACAAACTCCGACCGACGGGCAATGACATTGGCGTGGCCCGGCGTATTGATGACGCGGTGGGCCGCTACATCGAATTTGTGAAGGCCTCCTTTCCGAAGGGCATGCGGCTGGACGGTCTCCGCATCGTGGTGGACTGTTCCAACGGCGCGACCTACAAGGCGGGCCCGAACACCCTGCGCGAGCTGGGCGCGGAAGTGATTGCCATCGGCGATCGCCCGGACGGCAGCAATATCAACGAGGACGTGGGATCGGTGCACCCCGAAGAAATGCGCGCCACGGTGATCCGCGAACGGGCCGATCTCGGCATTGCCTTTGACGGCGATGGGGATCGCCTGGTTATGGCCGATGGGAATGGCAGGCTGCTTGATGGCAATGCCTTGTTGGCGATTCTGGGAATTGATCGCCTGGAGCGCGACGAACTGCCCGAGAAGACCATTGCCACGACGATCATGGCCAACGGCGGGCTGGCCCGGGCGCTGGCGCCGCTGGGCGGTCGGGTGGTCCACACGCAGGTGGGTGATCGCTATGTGGTGGAGGCCATGCGCGAGCAGGGCCTCGCTATTGGCGGCGAGTCTTCCGGCCACATGATTATTCTGGACCACAACACCACGGGCGACGCCATCATCGCGGCGTTGCAGGTGCTGGCGATCATCGTGCGCAAGGAGCAGCCCCTCACGGACCTGGCCCACGCCTATCAGGAAATGCCGGAGAGCCACCAGAAGATTCCGCTCAATGGCCGTCCGAAACCCTCGCAGGAATCGCTGGACGCCCTGGTGGAAGAAATCCGCGACGAACTCGAAGGCAAGGGCCGGGTGGTGATCCGGCCTTCGGGGACGGAGCCCATCGTGCGTATCATGGTGCAGCACCAGGACGCCCGCGCCGCCCAGACTTTGACGAAGCAACTGGCCGACCGCGTCGCGGCGATGTAA
- a CDS encoding pyridoxine 5'-phosphate synthase: MIELGVNIDHIATLREARKGVVPSVLEAAAICEAAGAHQITVHLRQDRRHIQDHDVHALAESLTTRMNFEMAAVDEIIAIAHEVRPYTVCLVPESREEITTEGGLDVFAQQAWLTEVVAGMHEHGIKVSLFIDPEIPQIEASAATGADFVELHTGAYANARDVAKEIRRLQVSAEAIAQTNLRFHAGHGLTARNLAPVAALPGLREVNIGHDIVARALFIGLDAAVKEILEALKPAGM, from the coding sequence TTGATCGAACTCGGTGTCAATATTGACCATATCGCCACGCTCCGCGAGGCGCGCAAGGGCGTCGTTCCCAGTGTGCTGGAAGCGGCGGCCATTTGCGAGGCGGCCGGCGCGCATCAGATCACGGTCCATCTCCGGCAGGACCGGCGCCATATCCAGGATCACGATGTCCATGCCCTTGCCGAGTCGCTCACGACGCGCATGAATTTTGAAATGGCCGCGGTGGACGAGATCATCGCCATTGCCCACGAGGTGAGGCCCTACACCGTGTGCCTGGTGCCGGAAAGCCGGGAAGAAATCACGACCGAGGGCGGGCTGGATGTGTTCGCTCAGCAGGCCTGGCTCACGGAAGTGGTGGCGGGCATGCATGAACACGGTATTAAAGTGAGCCTTTTCATCGATCCCGAAATTCCCCAGATCGAGGCGAGTGCGGCCACGGGCGCGGACTTCGTGGAGTTGCATACGGGGGCCTACGCCAATGCGCGTGACGTGGCGAAAGAGATTCGCCGCCTCCAAGTATCGGCCGAGGCCATCGCCCAGACCAACCTGCGCTTCCATGCGGGGCACGGACTTACCGCGCGAAACCTGGCGCCCGTCGCGGCGCTGCCGGGCCTGCGCGAGGTGAATATCGGCCACGACATTGTGGCGCGCGCGCTGTTCATCGGGTTGGACGCCGCCGTGAAGGAAATATTGGAAGCGCTGAAGCCCGCGGGGATGTGA
- the tilS gene encoding tRNA lysidine(34) synthetase TilS, which yields MTTLIDTFKKSIAALNPTGGPVLAAVSGGADSVALMHLFHRAAAPCAVACFDHQTRQGESAEDGRFVAAAAQALGLKFYLGGDNVAALAEASGESFEMAARRARYAFLLDTARAQGYTAIATGHHADDQAETVLLRLLRGASPAGLGGIPPRREEGGIQIIRPLLDVTRREIRAWLESERISWREDATNAEVDVLRNRVRHELLPILVRDFNPGIQEALKRLATLQRQDSALLDRLAAAALDETADKSGRLIRAVFRTLDPALQFRCMTDQLRRAAAEANFETVSRAVVFVAEGPAGKQIDLGNGVALYLSAEHAVFAALAMEEPVDEIHLTIPGVAMGFDKRFEARRPDALPPGPLAVYCHAGRQIFDGDALGDTFVIRRRSAGDRFRPLGMEGTRKLKDVFNDQGLTRPERDRQLVVESSGRIVWIPGHTVSRDAAVTEHTRRYVELCVEIRA from the coding sequence ATGACAACCCTGATCGACACCTTCAAGAAATCCATCGCCGCACTCAACCCCACAGGCGGTCCCGTGCTCGCCGCCGTGTCGGGCGGGGCCGATTCCGTGGCCCTCATGCACCTGTTCCATCGCGCAGCGGCGCCTTGCGCGGTCGCCTGTTTCGATCATCAGACGCGGCAGGGGGAAAGCGCCGAGGACGGGCGCTTCGTTGCAGCGGCCGCACAGGCGCTGGGGTTGAAGTTCTATCTGGGTGGCGACAACGTTGCGGCGCTTGCGGAGGCCTCGGGCGAGAGTTTTGAAATGGCCGCCCGTCGCGCGCGCTATGCTTTTCTCCTCGACACCGCGCGAGCGCAAGGCTACACGGCCATCGCCACTGGACATCACGCCGACGACCAGGCGGAAACGGTGCTGTTGCGCCTGCTTCGGGGGGCGAGTCCCGCCGGACTTGGCGGCATCCCGCCCCGGCGGGAGGAAGGCGGCATTCAGATTATCCGGCCGCTCCTCGACGTCACCCGCCGGGAGATTCGCGCCTGGCTGGAATCTGAGAGAATTTCCTGGCGCGAGGACGCCACCAACGCCGAAGTTGATGTCCTGCGCAACCGCGTCCGCCACGAATTGCTGCCGATTCTCGTGCGGGATTTCAACCCCGGTATTCAGGAGGCACTCAAGCGCCTGGCCACGCTGCAACGCCAGGACAGTGCGTTGCTCGACCGGCTTGCCGCAGCGGCACTGGATGAAACGGCGGACAAATCGGGCCGTCTCATCCGCGCCGTGTTTCGCACCCTCGATCCCGCCCTGCAATTTCGTTGTATGACGGACCAACTCCGTCGCGCCGCGGCCGAAGCGAACTTTGAAACGGTCAGTCGGGCCGTCGTGTTTGTCGCCGAGGGCCCCGCGGGCAAACAGATCGATCTGGGCAACGGTGTGGCACTCTACCTGAGCGCGGAGCATGCCGTTTTTGCCGCGCTGGCGATGGAAGAGCCGGTTGACGAAATCCACCTGACTATTCCCGGCGTCGCAATGGGCTTTGACAAGCGCTTCGAGGCGCGCCGACCGGACGCTCTGCCCCCTGGACCCCTCGCAGTTTATTGCCATGCCGGGCGCCAGATTTTTGATGGCGACGCCCTCGGGGATACTTTTGTCATCCGGCGGCGGAGTGCGGGGGACCGGTTTCGTCCGCTCGGCATGGAAGGTACCCGGAAGCTCAAGGATGTATTCAACGATCAGGGCCTGACGCGGCCCGAGCGGGATCGGCAGCTTGTGGTGGAGAGCAGCGGACGGATCGTGTGGATTCCGGGGCACACGGTGAGCCGGGATGCCGCGGTGACGGAGCACACCCGGCGCTATGTGGAGCTGTGCGTCGAGATTCGGGCATAG
- the hpt gene encoding hypoxanthine phosphoribosyltransferase, producing MDLKLSETPLIDSDRLCARIGELAEEMNRHYGDASLLVLVVLKGAVPFSVDLLRQLKMPVEVDYIRAKSYAGTERGGEVVFSHLPEEPIHGRRVLILEDILDTGHTVERILEVVRAQHPESVDLAVLLDKPSRRLRPVDADFTGFVIDDHFVVGYGLDFNERFRELGAIHTLGAG from the coding sequence ATGGACTTGAAATTGAGCGAGACGCCCCTGATAGACAGTGACCGCCTCTGTGCCCGAATCGGGGAGTTGGCGGAGGAGATGAACCGGCATTACGGGGATGCGTCCCTGCTGGTGCTGGTGGTGTTGAAGGGGGCGGTGCCGTTCAGCGTGGATCTGCTGCGCCAATTGAAGATGCCGGTGGAGGTGGACTATATCCGTGCAAAAAGCTACGCGGGCACGGAGCGCGGGGGCGAGGTGGTTTTCTCCCACCTGCCGGAGGAGCCTATCCACGGGCGGCGGGTCCTGATCCTGGAGGATATTCTGGATACGGGGCACACGGTGGAGCGAATCCTGGAGGTGGTGCGGGCGCAGCATCCGGAATCGGTCGACCTGGCGGTGCTCCTGGACAAGCCCTCGCGGCGTCTTCGACCGGTGGACGCCGATTTTACCGGATTTGTGATCGACGACCATTTTGTAGTGGGCTATGGGCTCGACTTCAACGAGCGATTCAGGGAGCTGGGGGCCATCCATACACTGGGCGCGGGGTGA
- a CDS encoding type II secretion system F family protein: MGLMTAEISAKHLVPLCRQMATSYDAGLPIIRTLEMMSDNAKDSRAKQVFRAMAEDAKQGATLGEAARRQKKYLPKFFIELLHSGELGGRLDVMLHDLASYYEDRLAMQRKIVGALVYPAIQLGAAWYLGTFSLGLIGRMNLNSAEPFNLGDYFNQYFLFQGFATGTFALAIIATIVLSRLGLINWSWGLILNYIWPLNTVNRKFGLARFFRSFSLLVGSGMNIQSCIANAAAISGNPWIEKDLKKAIPMVAAGHSLVESFAGCKSLTPLAREMLEVGERSGNLEVSLRKVSDYHLEEGRHAVGIATKILGVLIVLGVGAVVGYIVISFYTGLFHLGDGII; this comes from the coding sequence ATGGGCCTAATGACCGCCGAGATATCCGCCAAACATCTGGTGCCGCTGTGCCGCCAGATGGCCACCAGCTATGATGCGGGACTCCCCATCATTCGCACGCTGGAAATGATGTCGGACAACGCGAAGGATTCCCGCGCCAAGCAGGTTTTTCGCGCCATGGCGGAAGATGCGAAGCAGGGCGCCACGCTGGGCGAGGCGGCGCGCCGCCAGAAGAAGTACCTGCCGAAGTTCTTTATTGAGTTGCTTCACTCGGGCGAGCTGGGCGGGCGGCTCGATGTGATGCTGCACGACCTGGCGAGCTACTACGAAGATCGTCTGGCCATGCAGCGGAAAATCGTGGGCGCGCTGGTGTACCCGGCGATCCAGCTTGGCGCGGCCTGGTATCTGGGCACCTTCTCCCTGGGGCTCATCGGGCGCATGAATCTCAACTCGGCCGAGCCGTTCAATCTTGGCGACTACTTCAACCAGTACTTCCTGTTTCAGGGGTTTGCCACGGGCACCTTCGCGCTGGCGATCATTGCGACGATAGTGCTGTCGCGACTGGGCCTGATCAACTGGAGCTGGGGCCTGATTCTGAACTATATCTGGCCGCTGAACACGGTAAACAGGAAATTCGGTCTGGCCCGCTTTTTTCGGAGTTTCTCACTGCTCGTTGGCAGCGGCATGAATATCCAATCCTGTATTGCGAATGCGGCAGCGATTTCGGGCAATCCCTGGATCGAGAAAGACCTGAAAAAGGCGATTCCCATGGTTGCCGCGGGCCACAGCCTCGTGGAGTCCTTTGCGGGCTGCAAGAGCCTGACCCCGCTGGCGCGGGAAATGCTGGAAGTCGGGGAGCGCTCGGGCAATCTGGAAGTGAGCCTGCGCAAGGTGTCCGACTACCACCTCGAAGAGGGACGCCATGCCGTGGGCATCGCCACGAAGATTCTGGGCGTGCTGATCGTACTCGGGGTGGGTGCCGTGGTCGGCTATATTGTTATCTCTTTTTACACCGGTTTGTTCCATCTTGGCGACGGTATTATCTAA
- a CDS encoding peptidyl-prolyl cis-trans isomerase: MAQVNDENINEPKDFAPYLWWGILVVVLIMVGLILAMGKRTPGRSEVRAKHILVKFDQGDPADRSRALQLIQEIRGRIEKGESFEKLAKEYSNDPASATRGGDMGPMAKGQYQEQFENYVWSAPLNELSNVVQTSYGYHLIVVTERHVSAGDAYELELERRVTEVGNGGDSATPPPAPPEGIAAPPAAPEAAPAPAAAPAN, from the coding sequence ATGGCCCAAGTGAACGACGAGAATATCAACGAGCCGAAGGATTTTGCCCCCTATCTCTGGTGGGGCATTCTGGTCGTGGTGCTCATCATGGTCGGCCTGATCCTGGCCATGGGCAAGCGCACGCCGGGCCGTTCGGAAGTTCGGGCGAAGCATATCCTGGTGAAATTCGATCAGGGCGACCCGGCGGACCGCTCCCGGGCGTTGCAGCTTATTCAGGAGATCCGCGGCCGGATTGAGAAGGGCGAGAGCTTCGAGAAGCTTGCCAAGGAATATTCGAACGACCCCGCCAGCGCCACCCGTGGCGGCGACATGGGCCCCATGGCCAAAGGACAGTACCAGGAACAGTTCGAGAATTATGTCTGGTCGGCTCCCCTGAATGAACTGAGCAACGTCGTGCAGACGAGCTACGGTTACCATCTCATTGTGGTGACCGAGCGCCATGTATCCGCCGGCGACGCTTATGAGCTGGAACTCGAACGGCGCGTCACCGAAGTGGGCAACGGAGGGGACTCGGCCACGCCGCCGCCGGCTCCCCCGGAGGGGATCGCCGCTCCCCCGGCCGCGCCTGAAGCCGCCCCGGCTCCGGCGGCCGCACCCGCAAATTAA
- a CDS encoding (2Fe-2S)-binding protein encodes MARITIDGKYRDLEAGEPILAACEELGVPFGCQAGSCGTCVIIVESGLENLHEPNHLEEDLGLRTNERLACQARIRSGEVVASW; translated from the coding sequence ATGGCACGCATAACGATTGATGGAAAGTACAGGGATTTGGAGGCGGGGGAGCCCATTCTGGCGGCGTGCGAAGAACTGGGGGTGCCCTTCGGCTGCCAGGCCGGAAGTTGCGGCACCTGCGTGATCATCGTGGAATCGGGATTGGAAAATCTTCACGAACCGAACCATCTCGAAGAGGACCTGGGATTGCGTACCAACGAGCGACTGGCCTGTCAGGCCCGGATCCGATCGGGCGAAGTGGTCGCGAGCTGGTAA